GTTCCAGAGTCAGTTTTTGTATAACATTTCTCAGATGGTCAAAGTTAAAATGAAGGAGAGCTGACATCAGAACAGGCCTTAAGCCAGAGATCCTGGCTGAGGTTGTGCTAGATCCATACCCATGTGCCTTAAAGTCCTGCTCCTCCATAATGAGTCCGGAGCAGAACTTCCCTTCATTCACTCCCTTCCCTCTACCCTACAATAGAGGATGTTGACTCTTTTGAAGAGATTTGATCACGTGATACAAGATTTACAGATGACAGGGGTAACGGTTCCTCCATAACTCACCACCAAGTGTACAGTGTGACTCATGTTTACCATCAGCAATGGGGGATTCATTCACttcattacattttattttgatgacttcactatatTGAAATTATATATTGAACTTATGATCAAATGCTATTTCGAACGTTGCACTGAGTTTTCAACTCACAGTTTTGAATGCTCCATTCTTTAGTTTTTTTGCTGTTGCTGGGCTTTCATTTACCATCTCCCGTTGCTTCTGTCATTTTACACTTCTGACATCATCAGTGAGTTCTACCCCATGTGATGTCTGATtctgtccaatcaattcaattggAGACTGCTGGCAGTGGTTAGACAGGATGTTAAATTTATTCTATGTGCCATCTAGTTGCAGACGGATGCATtcgtaccagtggaggctgctgaggggtaggatggctcataataatgtctggaacagagcgaatggaatggcatcaaacacatagaaaccatgtgacacatagaaaccatgtttgataccattccactcattccatTTCAGccgttaccacgagcccatcctccccaattcaGGTGCCATTAACCTCCTGTAATGCTGACAGCCACGCTCCCCTAGGGGCGCATCTTATCTACTCTGATTAAAGAGCAATTTGCATTGCTCTTTAATGCATAGGTATTTTCAGGATAGGtcaaaatgtgtgttttttttcatgaGAAATGTTTATACAATAAGAGATTTTATGAAGATTTCGTTTTTCTATCAAAATTCCATCCACGTGAGAGAAGATTGTGATCGGTTTGATTTGGAGTGCTATTTTAAATGTCAAAGatgtgcatgcatgcacgcacgtcCAATTCTAAATCAGCCCCTACATCACAGCACTTAATGTTGGTCTAGTAGGGTTGGACAACTACAGTATAAGGAACAAATCCCAGCTATACTGTCAGAGGGCAAGCTGGTGCCTACCCAAATCTTTAAATAAAAACTCTTAGGTTGGATAAAGACAAGGGGTGGATTTCGAAAGCGGGCCACTTTGTACCAGGTTTGCTTGTCTGTAAATGTCCTTTATTTATTGTGTGATTGATTGGTAAACTTTTTGAATGGAGCTGGCCCCTCCCCTGAGCCCCCTGGTCAAACCAGACCCTCTCGCTCACACCTGGGCCTTTATTTAAAGAGCGCAACGGATTAGAACCTTCAGATAGAACTCTATGCTGTAGATCCGATATGATTCTCTGTGTAGAAATGGGAATCGTGCCAGATCTAtacattacatttctatctgcaacgctCTAGCGAAGGATATGAACCTCTTCTTAAGGTGGAGGACGGCTTGAGCAGAGGGGAACACAAACTGTGTTTCTCACTAGTTTGAAGGGGGTTACTTCCATCCTTTTTTTGGTGCCCTTCATCCACGCTTATCTAAGATCGTTTAGAAAAGCAATATGGAGGTAAGCCTATTATTGAGTCGCTTGCCTAGACCCCAGAGGTAGATGAaaggtaagagacagacagtcaggctcACCCCACCCCTGCCTGCTTCCACCTTCTCTGTTCTCCCCATCAGGTCATGTCGTGTGCCTTCATCACTATGTTAGTATATCTGCCTCTGATAATTTTGACATGGCTTTACATGGACATCATTGAAATAAATCAAAATGGTTGATACAAATCACATCCATCTGTTTTCTGCCTTGGTTTCATTATTTCACATAATTCAGTTCTGATGGGAGAATGCCTCATTTCCATCAGCCACACATTCCTATAGAGTCAACCATCTAGGTTCAACATACATCAAGAGATGGCATAAACATGTTGGGGTTGCTGCAGGATCTATGGAATCATTCTTGCCATCGTTTTCCTTTTGATGTTCTGCTGAGAGATAAGCTTTGAGTGGCACCTAGCGGTATACTTGAAAAAGTACATGTTAAAAATCTAATTTCGCTGAAACTAcaaacactcccagcatgcatGTAGTTCAATTTTTATATTCCCAGGATACTTTGCGAATCAAATATGGTGGCTTGCATTACAACGTtcatgtaacatactgtagttAAATATACTCTTCAAATCTAAATTTCTTGCGTAATTGTCTTAAATGTAAGTGCAGCACAATGCCTAAATTCTACGAGGacaaagaggaggatggcagggcCTGCTCGGGAATCAGGGAGGACTTCAGGGCATGTCTCCTTCAACACGACTGCGTTGTAAAGGTAACGTTATGGAAAATATGATATTCCCTTTCATCTGAGGTTATGGTTTACTAGCTAATATTATGCTTTACAGTTTTACTTGTATAACATCCCTTATTTCAAAGCGTAGGACTACCTTAAAATTGTAAATTGTGGCTTGTTGGTTGGTTGAGCCACACTTCTATTATAAAAAGAAAAGTGCAGCGCTTTCTACACCTGGTCATTCTGGATATTGATGCATGTGTTGTGTGGTCAACGTAAACGGTGAGaatgatcaataacatcaaaACACTAGTCTTGGTACAAACGTGTTTGACTAACTCCATGTTGTCCATTCCTGCAGGAGGGGAAGATGCCCAGTCAGTGTCTGAAGGAGGGCCACTGTAAAGCACTGCAGACCTCCTTCTTCGAGTGCAAGAGGTCCATGGTGAGATCACGGGTCATCACTGACATCAATGACATTCATTCAACACTTGGAATATCCTTATGTATGGAACTGACTTGTTTCTGATCTTTCCCTCTATTTTTACAGTTAGATAACCGGTCCAGATTCAGGGGAAGGAAAGGCTACTGATGGACCAAAGTTGAAAATCTCTGCAACACGCAGCATTGAAATGATTAATTGTGAATAGTAGCAAAACTAACTTAAAGTGGTCCAAATGGGTGTTGTATTTTATTATGCTGACTTCACTTGAGCACTTGATTTGAAGTGGTTCTGTAGAGAAAATATATGCTCTTCAAATAGGTATGTTGGACTTATTACCTCCTGAAGTGATGAGTGAGTCTGTGAATAGGCCTACCACAATTCAAAGCATAGACACTTGTACGTGTGTGGAAGAATGCTGGGCTGCTCTTCTGTTTCCATGTTTTGAAATGAGCGAACTTCAAGGAACTCTAAAGCAGGACTGTCGGCTCTCCCCTTGGCTGTTCTGATGATTGACAGACTGCTAAATTGGGCCTCTGTTTTTGAACAACTGTGTGTAATAAATGTGTCATTGAACAGATGAAGTGTTTGCGAATGTGCTTAGTGTGTCATTATGGAGTCTTCAATGCACACAACTGCTGGTTTAAATTACATTAGATTTATTTAATTCCAGTTTTATTTTTACTGACAATACAGTAAAATTACACGGTATCATTCATACAGACCTGAGTTAACAGCAATATTAATAGAAATGGGGACATACAACTATTACATAAGAAATTATATGAAATCTATTTAAACTCCTTCACGAATGTAGGTAAAATGGTCGTTCAGATTTCTATGTACACTAATACAAAAAATGTACTCATTTAGCATACTCTCTTATCTAGAGCGACAACGCATTTAGggttaatcaatcaaatgtatttataaagcccttcttacatcagttgatatctcaaagggctgtacagaaacccagcctaaaaccccaaacaacaagcaatgcaggtgtagaagcacggtggctaggaaaaacttcctagaaaggccaaaacctaggaagaaacctagagaggaacccggttatgaggggtggacagtcctcttctggctgtgccgggtggagattataacagaacatggccaatatgttcaaatgttcatagatgaccagcagggtcaaataataataatcacagtggttgtagtgggtacaacaggtcagcacctcaggagtaaataccagttggcttttcatagccgatcattcagagtatttcTACCGCTCCTGTCTCTTGAGAGtttaaaacagcaggtctgggacaggtagcacgtccggtgaacaggtcagagttccatagccgcaggcagaacagttggaactggagcagcagcacgaccaggtggactggggacagcaaggagtcatcatgccaggcagtcctgaggcatggtcctccgagagaaaaagagagaattagagagagcatacttaaattcacacaagacaccggataagacaggagaaatactccagatataacaaactgatcctagctccccgacacacaaactactgcagcataaatactggaggctgagacagtagggttcgggagaaacTGTGcccctgtccgacgatacccccggacagggccaaccaggcaggatataaccccacccactttgccaaagcacagcccccacaccactagagggatatcttcaaccaacaacttactatcctgagacaaggccgagtatagcccacgaaaaTCTCCCCCACGGCATGAACCCAACCCGGACAGGAACATCACGTCAGAGACTCAACCcgctcaagtgacgcacccctcctaggtacggcatggaagagcaccagtaagccagtgactcagcccctgtaatagggttagaggcagagaatcccagtggagagaggggaaccggccaggcagagacggcaagggcggttcgttgctccagagcctttctgttcaccttcacactcctgggccagactacactcaatcataggacctactgaagggATGAgtgttcaataaagacttaaaggtcgagaccgagtctgcgtctctcacatggataggtaGACCATTCAAAAGAAATGGAGAAAGCACTTAAGTattggtatttattaggatcccactAGACACTGCAAAAGCATcagccactcttcctggggtccacatgaaacatgacatcatACATATTGACTAACATTATTAGTCAAGGACTGAAATACATCCATTTGAAACGTcacagcctacatatcagtacatacacacaatatctaggtctAATACATAATACAGTGCAAATGACAATATATATAAAATggctgtgtctcttcacagtccccttcGTGCAGTAAGGTGATCTTTTATCTTTTTTTAAAACTGGttttattgctagcttgagttacctggggtggcagagaTTTCCATGTATTGATagctctatttaatactgtgtgtTTCCCAGTATGGTACCTTCAACACATCAATACCTCACACGAAGACCAATaatgatgcagtcaatctctcctcaactttgagccaggaAAGACAGACATGCACGTACATCAAAGTGCGATACGTGCTGCTTTGTTCTGGACCAACTGCAAtttacctacagtggggcaaaaaataatttagtcagccaccaattgtgcaagttctcccacttaaaaagatgagagaggcctgtaattttaatcataggtacacttcaactatgaaaaaaatccagaaaatcacattgtaggatttttaatgaatttatttgcaaattatggtggaaaataagtatttggtcaataacaaaagtttatctcaatactttgtcatataccctttgttggcaatgacagtggtcaaacgttttctgtaagtcttcacaaggttttcacacactgttgctggtattttggcccattcctccatgcagatctcctctagagcagtgatgttttggggctgttgctgggcaacacggactttcaactccctccaaagattttctatgggcatgagatctggagactggctaggccactccaggacattgaaatgcttcttacgaagccactccttcattgcccgggcggtgtgtttgggatcattgtcatgctgaaagacccagccatgtttcatcttcaatgcccttgctgatggaaggaggttttcactcaaaatctcacgatacatggccccattcattctttcctttacacggatcagtcgtcctggtccctttgcagaaaatcagccccaaagcatgatgtttccacccccatgcttcacagtaggtatggtgttctttggatgcaactcagcattctttgtcctccaaacacgacgagttgagtttttaccaaaaagttatattttggtttcatctgaccatatgacattctcccaatcttcttctggatcatccaaatgctctctagcaaacttcagacgggcctggacatgtactggcttaagcagggggacacgtctggcactgcaggatttgagtccctggcggcgtagtgtgttactgatggtaggctttgttactttggtcccagctctctgcaggtcattcactaggtccccccgtgtggttctgggatttttgctcaccgttcttgtgatcattttgaccccacggggtgagatcttgtgtggagccctagatcgagggagattatcagtggtcttgtatgtcttccatttcataataattgcttccacagttgatttcttcaaaccaagctgcttacctattgcagattcagtcttcccagcctggtgcaggtctacaattttgtttctggtgtcctttgacagctctttggtcttggccatagtggagtttggagtgtgactgtttgaggttgtggacaggtgtcttttatactgataacaagttcaaacaggtgccattaataatacaggtaacgagtgtaggacagaggagcctcttaaagaagaagttacatgtctgtgagagccagaaatcttgcttgtttgtaggtgaccaaatattattttccaccataatttgcaaagaaattcataaaaaatatgtgatatgtgattttctggattttttttctcattttgtctgtcatagttgaagtgtacctttgatgacaattacaggtctctctcttctttttaagtgggagaacttgcacaattggtggttgactaaatacttttttgccccactgtatgtcgcACATGACCAGACAGCTGGACagaagtccaggtgtgacaaaacgaGGGGCTGTGGGATCTGTCTGGTTGACTGAGATGTCAAGAAGGCAGAGCAACGCCCTATCATGGTCAGACCTCTTCCCGTTTTAGCAACCAAtgagtctatatgttttgaccttGAAAGCTTGCTATTTGTATTCTTATTTATTAGggatctactcttcctggggtccaaacatacACTATCTAGGGTTACACCCAGCAGTTTAGTCTCTTCACCTTGCTCAATAGCCACTTTATTCAATAATAGGTCTAaaccagggttagggttgagcgaGTGATTTGTCCCAAAAATGATGCTTTTAGTTTGAGATATTTATCACCAGCCTATTGctagttacccattctaaaactgactagAGCTCTATGTTAagtctcatttatttattttactgttgcaGCCGACGTGTATACTGTTGAGTCGTCAGCGTACATAGATACACAGGCTTTATTCAAGGTCAGTGGAAGGACATTTGTACAAACAGGAAACAATAATGACCCAAGCCGgctgccctgcagtacaccacactCAACTGAATTTGTATGAGCGACGCTTCCATTAACGGAAACTCTTtgtgttctattagataggtaACTCTCAATCCATAATAAGGAAGAGGATGCAAATCCATAATACCTAAGTTTTTTCAGCAATAGGTTATGATCAATGacatcaaaagctgcactgaagtcaaaCAAAACAGCTCTCACAATCTTCTTACTATCAGtatctttcagccaatcatcagtcatttgtgtcagtgctgaGCATattgagtgcccttccctataagcatgctgaaagtctgttgttaatttgttttctgtgaaatgtttttttatttgatcaAACACCATTTTCTCCCTAAAGTTTGCTAAGCActtgtaacaggctgattggttggctgtttgaaccattaaagggtgctttgctattcttgGCTAGTGGAATGACCTTTGACTCCCTCCATGTCTGAGGGCACACCGTCttctaggcttaaattgaagatgtgggaAACAGGAGTCACAATGTATTCTgctaccaacctcagaaatttaTCATCCCGGTTGTCGGTACCAGGAGGTTTGTCCTTGTCTATAGATAGCAACAattgtttcacctcttccacacccaCGTTGTGGAACTCAAAACTACACTACTTGTCTTTCATTATTTGGTCTATTATGGATAAATATGAAGGCTAAGCATTTGTTGTTTGCATGTCTTACTCACTTCAAGTGGATGGCAATATCAAAGGGTTTTGTTATGAACAAGCTATCTGTCTCAATGAGATGGAGCCGAGATGGAGCCAAGATGGAGCCAAGATGGAGCCGAGATGGAGCCGAGATGGAGCCAAGTTTGCTTTTTTTCCTAGAAATTTACTACAGAGCTTTTTTACTATTATTCTTTATATCATTTATGTTTGTGctatagtgtagtttcttctttttgtttAGTTTAGTTACTGAATTTCTCAATTTACTGTATGTTTACCAGTCTGCTGTATTGTCAGACGTGTTTTCTATTccctttgcctcatccctctcagccATGCAGTTTTTCAATTCATCATCCATTTGGAagatctaacagtcagtttcttcaTCCGCGCATGTCTATCAGTAACCAGAAGAAGCAGTTTCATAAATGCTTAGTTTAGCGTCCGGATGTTTCTCAAtacacacatcagaccaacaaatatttttcatATCTTCGACATGGAAATCATTGCAAAACCTCTTGCATGATCGTTTATGCTAAAGGGCACTTCGACAACGACATATGTAACCCAGGTTTGTATTGAGCAGTCATACACTGTGTGGCCCTATTTCATGAACCCACACATTGTCTGTCCAAGATCAAATACAAAGACATGAAAATATGTTCCTTCTTAAAGTGATGGTAGAGaggttttgtaaaaaaaaaaaatgttttcctgcaattcgtatgatatgttacgaattccaattcgtACAAAATGTTACGAATTTGTAAGTGCTTAATGTCCTCTTCAATCTCTTTAACCAGTTGAGTCTCTGTTCTCTAATCAGCTGTGTAAGTGGGGGCCACTGTTGTAATGTTTCTGTTAAGGAGGGATTATGGTGTGTGCTTAAGTAATGGTCTTGGGGTGATTGGGTGAGGTTAGAGTTGTCACTGTTCCCTGGTTACGGTCCCATAGAGTGGTCATGATCATCAAACAGCTGTTCGTTTAGTTCTACAGTTTAGTGGTTAGCTCATCAGCTGCTCAAACCTCTCCATGTTCACCTTCCTCATGACAAAGGCCTTGTGAGTCTTCTTCAGCATGCCCAGTGTGTTCAGGAGCACCATGTGGTCGCTCTCAGTGACGAAGGCGTCATTAATTGCCGCCGCCATAGCGTAGGAGTCACATGACACAAGTCCCATACTGTCAACCATCTGCGCCTGGGAGCGCTCGCTGTAGGACTCCTCCATAGTGTTACGGAAGATCCGGGCTATGAAGCAAGCCTTCTCTGACTCCTGAGCCAGCCAGCCATCACACCAAGACTGTAGAGTGGAACCGGAACACAAAAATGTCAATCACAATGTAGAAGGTATTGGTTGTATTTTATCATTTATTCAGGACGATGTAAGCTGCTTCCGTGATGGCGGTTGAAGTTGTACTCTGCACACACTGTGGTGTTTCCTCATTAAAGCCTATGGCAATCCACCCATTAATCTAtatatttaccattaatttaccAGATAAGCTGACCTGAAGCAAATAAATCATAGCCCTTACACTCTGTGTTGTCTCCCATGATGTAGAGGCCTTTGAGTTGGCTGGGAAGGGAGGGTTCCAGGTTGGTGAGGGGAGCCGTGGCCACCAGAGATCTCTCGCTCACGTTTGGGTCCAGAATATCCGGGCCATGGAAGTGTCCCGCACTGACCACATTCCCAAGGATGAGCTTGGCAGCACCTCAGAATACGGGGATCTACAACACGGAACACAGAGTGGTCAGAACCCCGCAAATTAGAACATTATAGTATTTCCTCTGCGCTTTCACTTCATATGAATTCAATCTTAGAGCCCGGGCCTGTGTCAGTGGGCAAAAACAAGTCTGGGTGCCAATCGGTTTCTTATAGCGAGTACTTTGTTGTTGTCATGGCAACGTTTGGTGTAAACTCCAGCCTCTCTCCACAGTTCTGCTTTGCTCACTCTGCTACGTCTGTAAACAGATTCAATAGAACAGCATGTCAAATCAGTTATCTCTTTCCAGAGCTCCAATTGAATAGAACTCCACTGGCATGTGTCTGAGACGGAGATAACAACAGTGTATTGTCAGAGAGGTCAACAGACACTACATAGCATCCTTCCACAACATGTGATCTCTTACCGTTAAATGCATATTCTATGCACCATGTGATGATGTAAGCACATTCCTTTGGgtgtttgtttacagagaaaaagCTGCCTTGACAATTCTATCTAAATAAACCATATGAATCTCATTGCCAGGGTCTTACATCATCTACCTTTTAACAATAAAATAACTGAACACAACAACACTGTACAATGCGTTCTGGAAAGTacttagaccccttgactttttccacagtttgttacgttacagccttattctaaaatgtattaaattgtttattAAATTGTAATTTTTTCTCATTTATAATAAAAATAATGACAGAAATATCACAGTTACATTagtcttcagaccctttactcagtaatttgttgaagcacctttgtcagcgattacagccgcaACTCTTCTTGGATATAACGCCACAAACTTGGCAACTCtggatttggggagtttatcccattcttctctgaagatcctctcaagctctgtcaagttggatggggagcgttgctgcacagctattttcaggtctgtcaagagatgttccatcgggtttaagtccgggctctggctgggccggtgccttttggcaaaatccaagcgggctgtcatgtgccttttactgaggagagccttccactgtcaactgtggtacctttTATAggcagttgtgtgcctttccaaatcatgtccaatcaattgaatttaccacatgtggactccaatcaagttttagaaacatctcaaggatgatcaatggaaacaggatgcacctgagctcaatttttttttaaatacatttgcgaaaatgtataaaaacctgtttttgctttgtcattatggggtattgtgtgtagattgctgaggatgtgTATTTATTTCATCCATGTCAGAAAAAGACTATAACGCAAAAAATTGGAAAAAGTCATGAGGTCTGAATActtgatagagttcagtgtgtcaaatcggagggcctgttgtccggcatctggcagtctctatgggggtgccacagggttcagttctcgggccgactcttttctctgtatatataaatgatgtcgctcttgctgcgggtgattccttgatccacctctatgcagacgacaccattctgtatacatctggcccttctttggagactgtgttaacaaccctccaggcaagcttcaatgccatacaacactccttccgtgacctccaactgctcttaaacgctagtaaaactaaatgcatgcttttcaaccgatctctgcccgcacccgcccgcctgactagcatcactactctggacggttctgacttagaatatgtggacaactacaaatacctagctgtctggttagactgtaaactctccttccagactcacattaagcatctccaatccaaaattaaatctagaatcggcttcctattttgcaacaaagcctctttcactcatgctgccaaacagaccctcgtaaaactgactatcctaccgatcctcgacttcagtgatgtcatttacaaaatagcctccaacattctactcagcaaactggatgcagtctatcacagtgacatctgttttgtcaccaaagccccatataccacccaccactgcaacctgtatgctctcgac
The genomic region above belongs to Oncorhynchus mykiss isolate Arlee chromosome 3, USDA_OmykA_1.1, whole genome shotgun sequence and contains:
- the LOC110520535 gene encoding cytochrome c oxidase assembly factor 5 — protein: MPKFYEDKEEDGRACSGIREDFRACLLQHDCVVKEGKMPSQCLKEGHCKALQTSFFECKRSMLDNRSRFRGRKGY